A region of the Dermacentor albipictus isolate Rhodes 1998 colony chromosome 4, USDA_Dalb.pri_finalv2, whole genome shotgun sequence genome:
ACACACATGCCATATTGATTTGAAGCAGCAGGTTTGAAGACTGACAGACAAAAGTGCCATGAGTGCCGACATGATATTTACTTTGTCACATTGATGAGGCCACCATACAAAGCATGGAATCCAGTTCTTTTGTTCACACTACATTTGAGGGCTTTGCAGTAGTGACACAAAAGCCAGCTGTCAGGAGATAATGCTCACTTTTATGTACCTTCTTTGTTAAAGGCAGATCAAAAGGTTATTTTTAACTGTGAAGCTTCCTatctgacacttaattgtatggGTTTCTTTGTACCTTCATGGAAGTTCACCTTTAATGAAACTTCCACGACATTGAGGACCTCTACAGGACTGATTTTACCCCATATACATATTATATACACAAAAAATTTGTTCGAAATGCCACAGCAGTTATACTGAGCACTCATATGATGACCACCTGGCAGAAACCACACACATTTATGTACGGCTGAATAGACCACCTTGTTGGTGAAGAATTGAGATGTGTTGTGTTGTTCATACATGTACACACAACAAAATGAAAAAATACTGCACTACAAGATCTTTAATTTTTGACTTCGACAGGaaacaaatatatatttttttaatgcactTCGTGGAATGTAAGCAGTGCAAGTCATATCTACCACTAATTAATGCATGGCTATTGTGTAATCGTCAACAAACTTGAGTGAGAGATCTTATGTCACATGAGTGGTGCCGCAGTGTATCAGAAACAAAGCGGCACCTTTGCTTCACGAGGTTAAACGTTCACTGCCCTCAAGCGAGGCACCGCGGACTCATCTGGTTCTTGACACagacttgcttttcttttctgtaACAATTGCCGTTTCTCCATTGCTTAGGTAGCAGGTGATCGAGACTAGTATCGTGATGCGAATAAATGCAATCATATTTACCACTGGCTCGTGAACACCTTGGCAGCTAGCTATAGGTTCTCACCGGAGCAGCTGATGACCATGGGCCGTTCATTCCACGGCCGATCGGGCGCTACACCTTGCTCCTTCAGCTTGGAGCGCATCTCCTCCGGCGTCAGCTGGTCCTTTTTTCGCATTTCCTCAAATTCGGGTAGTTTGATCTTGATAACCTTGCGCCGCCGCAAGGCCTTCCATTTGGGAAGCCAGTGCTTGTTTGCTTTGGTCCAGCGCACCTGCTGCACCGACACCGACGGTCGGAACAGCCCCTGCGCCAACTGCGGTTCACACATGAAATATTAAAGTTAACGCAAGAGTTCGGATGGTGCCAGCAGGCTTCTAGCTACAGTGGATCTTGGTTTAAAGAAAAGGCGACAGCTCGCGCTGTAGTGCGCCGACGAGCGAAACGAAAGAGCTCAGAGGAAGCCTTGTAAACATTAGTAGTAAAGCACGGTGCAGATACACGCACTTACTCGTCCTGGTAAACGGACCGATTATGGACGAAACGTAAATAGAAATTGCTGGTAAGCACTAGCCAACATTGAGCAGTTACATGCTTTCATGCGATCGACAGCAGGATTGCAGAGACAACTTTAATAGAGCCCTTGAAAACAGTGCAAGAGGCATGCTGTCGCAAATAGTCAACATATTTATCTGTGAAGTTTTGATACCTAGCATAAAACATCACAAAGCCTGCTTACTGAGGTTCCGGCACTACCGATAGCAAGCCGCAACATGAGGTTACTGCAGTGCGCAGCCATGTTGAATGCTTCGGGTTTCCATTTAAACGACCCAGAAAAAAGAGGTTCGTAAAGAATCGCAAAATTGTTTAGATTATTTATACATTTATTTAATCGGcaatattttttatatgtagtcaaaaatattattaaaaataaaaaatttgctacGGCAACAAATTTTTTTGGTTTTGGTTTTTATCCTCAGGTGTGCAGCAGCGCTCGTCCACACGACGTATTGGGGTTAGGGCTGCGGAACTTGAGAAACTTTCAGTAAGTATTTTCACCACATTATGACTACTTGTTATGGCTGTTATTATCGAATAACGTGTAGGTATTACTGTTCGCATGTCGTTTTAACGGAAGGGCTATTGGCAGGTAACGCTGGGCGATGCACACGGTGGTGTGCTCCCTGAACGCTATTAAGCCTCGTCACTTTGCGCCGTTGTGAGCCAGTTTTCTTCGGAGTGCCGTGATTCAAGGCGTGTACCGGCATTGCCGGCGTCCGTGTAGAATGTGGGTTCCCGCTACCATATCGTCGTGGGGAGAAGATAAAAGACCGAACGCGCGATTTAAACATTTCATTCATAACTGGCGTCGCGAACATTTTATTGCGCAGTGTGGTAGGCCTCGCCGTCGGAAACTTCGCGTGTGATTCAACGCCGAGTGCGTCCCCGTTTCAGCGTCTGCTTGTGCAGCTTGTGTGAAGGGCGAACTTTCTGCCTCTCTTGAAGGCATAGGTGCTTATGGACGTTTTCTTGCAACAGTCTAGCTTTTAGCTTCTGGCCGCGGCCAATCACATTTGTGGTTGAAGTAATTCTAACTGCGCAAATACATTCATTCAGAGCCCTTCCGATGTTGATGCCGGTAGACAACTCAGTTGCCGGCTGATGATCCTGCTCGTGTTTAGCGCTGGCTCACGCATGAACACGTGAGTCACGCCGGTGTCACGTATATTCCCGCCGTGGAAATCACACACTGGGAATAGACTTGTAACTTGCGGCGATGTCAGCGGTGTTCTCCGCCGCCCGTCCTTCTGCACACCCCCTTTATTTTCTCTACAGCGCGTACGCCGGTTCAACGATAAGCATGGCGTGTAGCAAGCAGGAATACTgttctttcattttgttttttctttgacGAGACTTTACGCTTAACTCGAGCATGGAGAAAATACTTATGGTTGACTGGTAGACGATATGCCGGCAAAAGCGGTCTCCGTCCGTGCGGCGACCCCTAATAACCAGTCTCGAGGTAGCCGGCGTTCTTTctgcgttttttcttttcttttcttttgctactGCGTTCTGTAGTTGCATCTCTTGCCTGTagctctcgcttttttttttccttccgttaTTCTTGCCACTGTCGCTGGGCGACCTTGGCCGATGGTGCCGATTCACGCAAGAGGCATCCTCGAGTTTTCTTCCATTTTGCTTTGAGTGCCTTGTGGCCTGGAGGCATGTTGCCACGGTACACTGATACTGTAATGCCTGTTACGAGTGTCGGCGCTAACAGTAGTATTTTGCGCTGTGTTCGTTTTTGGTACGCAGTAATTACCTCTCGGTGGCGCCGCTCACTGCGTGACAGAACCCGTTTGACGAGGAAGCGCAATTTGCTCCTCCGTCGGATGCCTCAGCTGGCCGTTTGATAATGGATGAGAGTGGCAACGTGCTTCCGAACTTGAAGCTTTCGTCTGTGCCCATTATTTTCCGCCCCCCTTTTattggagaaggggggggggaagggaagCCTAGTTTTCGGCTCAGTTTGTGTGGCTTAGTCAAAATATATAATTTACCTTTGTACTCAGCAATTTAAGCGAACGAAGTGTTGGTAATGGACCTTTTCGATTAAATGCCTTTTACTAAAAGCTGTTAAATAGTAGTGAAAGGGTCTGAAAGTTGTACAGACCTTGAGACATGAAATGAGtgaatattttgttttcacttacTTTTGCTAGGCATGAGAGCAAAAGGTATTGTCAAGAACAGCCAGTATGTTTTCATAACCCTGTTGACTTTTATCTTGCAAGTTTCCTACACACGCTATATCacacacaaggaaaaaaaaatgttgcaatcTCTATTGGCTTTGTAAATAAGCACAGGAAGTGAAGCTGATGCATATGCGACAGCATAATGGCAGTCGCATAAAGAATATAGCATCAAACTAGTTTGGCACTCCAGATATTTTGTTTGCCATAGCCCTGCTTTTGCTTTGGAACATTAAACCCCATCACTTGTAATGTTTGATAAAGCCATGATCACTGAAGGCATTATCAATCCAGTTAACATTGTTTTCTTGATAAGTGCAGTCATCCAAACTTGTTACAATTTGCCTTTACAAACAATTACAATTTACAAACTAATTTACAATCTTGTGTCAAAAACTATAGAAAATCGCTTTTTCGCAATGTCATGAGGTGCTACATTGTGAGCAGGCAAACGAGCCCAACAGGAGTGGGGGATTTTTGTGATCATGTGAGCATTGTCAGTTGTACTATAATTGCTAATTTGAGGTAAATGATAAATAACATGTCTGCAATTACAAAAGTCCAAATAAAGTATTTCATCATTGCCACTTCTGGTCTATGCATGACAGTTGTGCGTAAATACTGTGGGCCACCATGAGGTGCCGCAACGAGCTCTCTCGCCTGCGAGACGCTGTGATGTGTGCTTTGGTTCCGCTAAGTGACGTAGCTGCAGGCGCCCGAACAACCATCTCGTGTCGAGTGAGTGAGTGCTGTACTCGCCTGATCCAGAAGTAGTCATAaagttgaaaataaaaaaaaactttgggCGAGGCCTTGCTCCCTTGCCATCTCATCTCCCCTGTGTAGCTCCCGGCATGCTAGTGGAGacaggagagaaagaaaaatctgTGCATCGGTGCAATAACTACCTCTAATCCTGCGTATACTTCAAAGATtagaattctttttctttttttggcaggaGATTCGTGAGGCAACGCCCATCTGGCATGCTAGTGGTGGAgacaggagagagagaaaaaaaatctgtatcAGTGTGATAACTACCTCTAATCCTGCATATGCTTCAAAGATTAGAATTCTTTTTTGGCAGGTGATTCGTGAGGGAATGCCCTTTAATAGcgaggccattctatgattagttagaaaagtgcttcagggtccctttaatggcAATATTGTTGCTGATTGTTTTTTTGCCTGTACTATTCTTGCAGCTGCTTTTGTATGAGTCAGAAACCCGAAAAGCCGACACTATCAGGTCAGCGTATCAAGACCAGGAAAAGAGGTCTGTGTACTATTTCGTGCTTTCTTGTTCTTATGATGCATTGAGCTCAAACAAGCAAGGCCTTCTATGTGTACTGATTTTTGAGACTTATCTTAATTGCATATAAAATCTAAGGGAACATTTGGCATGGACCCATCTGTCGCATTAGGTCATAGGCAGTGCCGTCCTGTTGCTGAGCACAAGGCTGCGACTTTTGATTCCCAGCCATGGGGGTCACATTTCAATGGGAGGCAAATTGCAAGAAATCTTGGATACTTCGATATAAGTGCACATTTAGGAAACTCAAGGGGTCATAATTAATCTGCAACTCTCCACTACGACATCTCTCATAACCCCAGTGTTGCTTTTCGACATTCAGTCAGTGTGGCATAAGCCATCATAGTCTTAAAGGGATGCAAGAACTAGCTTTTCTGTTTTCCGGCCTTTGCCCATTATGTAGTGGAACTAAAAGGGACCAATGTAGGATGTGCTTGTTCGTGGCTGCCACTCTCTTGGTCACTGCAAGGCTTCAActccctcacttttttttttttttttcagatgaaaaGGAGAAGTATGACCCCTCAGGGTTCCGCGACGCCATCTTGCAGGGTTTTGCAGAGGCTGGGTCTGACCTAGATGCAGTGCACAAGTTCTTGGATGCAGCCGGCTCCAAGTTGGACTATCGCCGCTATGGAGAGGTCATCTTTGACATTCTCCTGGCCGGCGGCATCTTGGGTGAGCAACCAAAGACTCTTATTGTGCTTGTGTTGTGTGCTCCTTCTCAAGCAGACTACACCAATTCCTGTCTGACTGTTCCACTGAAGTATTGCGTACTAGAATGCCCATATCAGGAATGTCGACAAAACCTGCCATATTGCCTTTAGTGGATACCTAGGCATACATTGCAGTTTCCAGTTAACTTGTACCACTGGTAAGCATGTAAAActgtaagaagccaacaagcagtGGTTGTTATGGCAAAATACAGTTATGGTTGCATCTGGAAATTCTAGCCCTCTTGATCATTAAAAGGCCAAACTACACATAAGCTTGCCGGTGTGTGAAAGCTCGCGTTCGCATGCCTTGCGTTTGCCGCACATTGAGAGTAATGGCGGTTTGAACCTTCAAGACACGCGCCAGCGCGAGTCCACTTGGCTCACATTTTCGCTTTGGTAGATGTCATTTCGTAATTTTGTGAGGCAACCAGAACACCAATACTTGTCTGGAGAAGATAGTTTCAGAATAGCATTTGTCGCCTTGCGTACATTAAATGCACGCACCTTTGCGGGACATTTTGGTGTGCATCCCTTCAAAACTTTTAGTTTAATTTCCAGATCAGGATAACTTCCAGAAGATTTTCCAGATCTTCATAGACGAGAACTGAGCTGTGATATTAATTTGATGTTCCCTTTAACAAAAGTAGATCGtactgtatatcttgatttctatgtacccaagttactgatagcttgctacattctcGTTATGCATTGCTAGGAGGCTCCAGAGCATGTGCAACACCACATTTTCTTGACCGAAATTTataagcattaaattttgtgaaGCATCTTGTTGTATTcgatatttgtttttttttattcaattaaATTCTAAATCTACTATTCAGTATTTGAACACCCCAAGCTGTAAGTTTGTTATAGTAAAATTGGGCATGTAGAATTAATATCAGAACTATTTTTGTGCATAAGCCTGTTTGTTTTAACTTGGTTCTGCTGTACTCTGTAGATTGGTCTGTAAGATGACTTGCCTGTCATGCAGCACCCGGGGGTACCCTGATCGTGGATTTGGACACGGCCAAGCCATCACAGACAGACACATGTGTCTTTTCGGCACCCAACAACATGGAGGTCCTTCGCAGCTACGCACAGCTGATCACCAAGCTGATACGGCGTTACAAGTACCTTGAGAAGACCCTGGAAGAGGAGTTTAAGAAGGTGTTGATGTTCCTCAAAGGGTTCAGCGCCGAGAACCGGCAGAAGCTGGCACGGGTGCTTGGAGTGCTGATAGCGGGGGGTCAGGTTTCCGCCTCAGTGCTGCAGAGCGCCCTGCAGGACCACCTGGTCAAGGACGGCCTGGCTCTGCAGTGCCTGCTGGATGTGCTCCAGACTTGGCTGGAAGATCGGGACCCGTCCACCCTGTGGGCTGTGCTGCGCAAGGCGGGATTCGATTCGCGCCTCATGGTGTGTAGGCAATTCCAACCATTGGTGCTATTGGGTTTGGGAGATGGTGgagagagaaaatgaaaatgtGCCATTCTCGGTCACGTCTGTGAATTGAATGGCACTGGCCAACACTCTTGTGGCTAGATCTAGTGCACATGCACGCAATTATGGGGGGaggtgtgtggggggggggggggccgtggTTTCGACAAGTTTATTATATATCGAGTTGTACatcgtgcagtacattttccaCAGGACTATAAGAAAAAATTATGCAGTTAGACACTGCAATAACAAAattgggggagaggggggagaaATATTCGCTTTCATGACAATGTTGTTGTTGCAAAATGAGGTAGCAGAAATAAATCTGTCGTAAAATGGACGTTAACTGGCAATTCCGTTAGCCTACATTGGCAAGCCTTGCTCGAGGCTTTAGAACTGTGTTGCCAACAGTACAGTGTGCTCCATGCATCAGTCAGAGGTGGCAGTGGCACTGCCGTTGAATGCTACTCTCGGTCTATCGCTTTCAGAGAGATGATCACTTTCGCAGGATTTTGCGTAACTTGGCACTGGATGCAGAGCAGCAGCATTCCATGCACGCAGCAGCTTTTCTCTAGCACATGCTGTCGTCCATAGAAGCTGTCGTATCCGGTGCCGAGCGCGAGAGTGATCGTATCTCATATCCCCGAAAGCAATCGACCAAGATTGCAGCCCCTTCGTGTAAATCTGCTTCTGGTGACACCAAATCCACACGCAATGCCTGCTGCATAGAGGGaactactagagggaactctggtgctagtgtcCATGGGAGCTACAAGCGGGGctgcatgggaatgatgggtagtaaaTGGATTcgcccttctggcttcaaacgacttCGTGAATTTGTAaactcctcattttcaacatgtactgtgtaataaataaacaaacaaacaataataaAATTATCTGACAGCGGGTTTCGAACACGGGACCTCTAGCACGAAAGCCTGCCTTTGAAACCGATACGCCATGGGAACATTATTGACAAGTGGCATAGAGTGCCCTTATACTTTCTCGCGAGGAAGCCAGTacgttgagatgcttggcgctTTTTGCTTTTGCCACCTCGACGTGCTTAACATCCCGcttttgctgcgggatgacaacaggtcaacaaataataggcggctgctgctgtgtgtagTGTGGGACACCAGAACAAAAATGGTgcccggcggagcaagccgaatgcgattttttcttctcgtgagtacattacgtgcattgaaacagtttcttccgtatcggtaatgaataatattgttaatattggcaagtttgctgcaataatgtagccatgtccactttgaggggccagaaacagatgggcgcgcttagctgccagtgacataaaaacacatggccggcatgctgcagaaactgcggcatctgtcatCACTACTATTCTAATGCGGCACGTTTCCGCTTAGGGTGGGctaatatcttagctgtgttacaagcgtcggcgtatgaatagggtacacttctaatgtatcagtgtaaacgtggctactatcattgccccttgcaatttgttgcgtgcccacgagtgcagatgagaagaatcgaaaggagccttttttgttgttgaccacaaccattataaagcctacacataataaaggcaagctTGGTTGTACTTCTTTTTGTGATGGAAGTggggaaagtgatgaaagtaatgaaagaGGGCATCTACTTatgaatgtttggtgcgtgcagaccgcttggtttgtctggaagagtcgttcgcatagcattcgacagatggtaagcacgatcattattagctagacttgacacacgacatatcgctgcggcaagttcgggacgcaatcattacatgggaaatttttaaaaaatcgaattttgatgacaaaattcaggggtgcggtcattacgtgagtgcgatcattctgcaagtaaatacggtacctaCCCGCTTGATCTGTAATTGCGGTTTAAACGTAGTCGCGAAGATTTCCCCACCCAACCCCCGTAAAACCCATGTATTGGCTGACCGCTTAAGCCATAGTCGCTCAATGCCCACTAAACGGTTAGTGCGtactattttctttcttgttctacACGCACAGGCACCAAATCGGCAAGATCTCATGTGCGCAGACGTTCGATTCTTGAGTTGTGACACTCGGACGACAGCTGCCAGCAATAGTCAATTTAAAACATGGCCACCTTGATGTCTTTCCTGCTCATACAGCTGTTGCCGATTGCAGTGCACAAGAGCATGGCGGTTGAGGTTGGCTTCCTGTAACACAAAGAAGCTGCCGGTAGGGGTGCGAATTCGCTGTTGCTATTAAACCCAATACAATCCAAGTAGCAACCACGCAAAAgcacataaaaaacaaaaacaatgcgTAGGCATTCCTATGtttacccaacgagaaaaatgTTCTCCGCCCGTTCGTCCCGTAAGATGAccactttcaagataaagcccgcagcagtgagtgagtgagcaatgcaggcaagcgggtgccaggaggccCAAGATTTCTTGCCTTTCGATGTGCTCCGTACTGACACGGAatatgttctgccgagacctgcgcagtggttgcattgcgattccggacagcgtctcatttgacagtttcacaggtgctgacactgctgtactgacatgcgcagaacctgacgacggcaagatcattcgtcaggtttctgctgcaccaccggACGATGGCTCTTAGTCAGAAGACgatgcaccatgtgctatgctgccgtcgcttgcggagcgtgcacaagcagtggcTGCGCTTTCAGGTGCCGCATggccctctccgagattcaggcttatctgattgcgcgtaaacggaacagcgtgcaatggcacattcacaatttcttcaagcctactgcggAGTCCGAATAAGTGCGTGAAAATAAaggacttcattttttttctttatctgctttttcggacacctgtttatcgGACATTTCAGCAGTCCCCGTCAGGTCCGAATAagtggtcggcgactgtatatggcTGTGT
Encoded here:
- the kra gene encoding eIF5-mimic protein 2 isoform X1 codes for the protein MNTCFCMSQKPEKPTLSGQRIKTRKRDEKEKYDPSGFRDAILQGFAEAGSDLDAVHKFLDAAGSKLDYRRYGEVIFDILLAGGILAPGGTLIVDLDTAKPSQTDTCVFSAPNNMEVLRSYAQLITKLIRRYKYLEKTLEEEFKKVLMFLKGFSAENRQKLARVLGVLIAGGQVSASVLQSALQDHLVKDGLALQCLLDVLQTWLEDRDPSTLWAVLRKAGFDSRLMEFFPVSKRSPENFTATFKAHGVSQLLDYQKAQEASSVKKDLQQQVSNMLKNEVPVKEIIQSVKEYMTKYSLPEHDVAVLLWTTQMSGMDWNKKEELVADQALKHLKQYTPLLEAFTTTPRAEVALLVKVQEFCYDNMNFMKVFQKIVILFYKTDVLSEDSILKWYKGAHSPKGKSVFLDQMKRFVEWLQNAEEESEGED
- the kra gene encoding eIF5-mimic protein 2 isoform X2, whose product is MSQKPEKPTLSGQRIKTRKRDEKEKYDPSGFRDAILQGFAEAGSDLDAVHKFLDAAGSKLDYRRYGEVIFDILLAGGILAPGGTLIVDLDTAKPSQTDTCVFSAPNNMEVLRSYAQLITKLIRRYKYLEKTLEEEFKKVLMFLKGFSAENRQKLARVLGVLIAGGQVSASVLQSALQDHLVKDGLALQCLLDVLQTWLEDRDPSTLWAVLRKAGFDSRLMEFFPVSKRSPENFTATFKAHGVSQLLDYQKAQEASSVKKDLQQQVSNMLKNEVPVKEIIQSVKEYMTKYSLPEHDVAVLLWTTQMSGMDWNKKEELVADQALKHLKQYTPLLEAFTTTPRAEVALLVKVQEFCYDNMNFMKVFQKIVILFYKTDVLSEDSILKWYKGAHSPKGKSVFLDQMKRFVEWLQNAEEESEGED